In the genome of Oncorhynchus clarkii lewisi isolate Uvic-CL-2024 unplaced genomic scaffold, UVic_Ocla_1.0 unplaced_contig_390_pilon_pilon, whole genome shotgun sequence, the window ctccacctgcccagacccacaagaacacacctccatctccattaactccatcaaacctgcccagacccactagaacacacccccatctccattaactatatcaaacctgcccagacccactagaacacacctccatctccattatcTACATCAAACCtgtccagacccactagaacacacctccatctccattaactacatcacacctgtcCAGACCCATTAGAACACAACTCCTTCTCCATTAACTCCAtcaaacctgcccagacccactagaacacacctccatctccattaactacatcacacctgcccagacccactagaacacacctccatctccattaaatacatcacacctgcccagacccactagaacacacccccatctccattaactacatcaaacctgcccagacccactagaacacacctccatctccattaactacatcacacctgcccagacccactagaacacacctccatctccattaactacatcacacctgcccagacccactagaacgcacctccatctccattaactacatcacacctgcccagacccactagaacacacctccatctccattaactacatcacaactgcccagacccactagaacacacacccgtctccattaactacatcacacctgcccagacccactagaacacacctctacctccattaactacatcacacctgtccagacccactagaacacacctccatctccattaactacatcacacctgcccagacccactagaacacacctccatctccattaactacatcaaacctgcccagacccactagaacacacctccatctccattaactacatcacacctgcccagacccactagaacacacctccatctccattaactacatcacacctgcccagacccactagaacacaccaccatctccattaactacatcacacctgcccagacccactagaacacacacccgtctccattaactacatcacacctgcccagacccactagaacacacctccatctccattaactacatcacacctgcccagacccacaagaacacacctccatctccattaactacatcacacctgcccagacccactagaacacacctccatctccattaactacatcacacctgcccagacccactagaacacacctccatctccattaactacatcacacctgcccagacccacaagaacacacctccatctccattaactacatcacacctgcccagacccactagaacacacctccatctccattaactacatcacacctgcccagacccactagaacacacctccatctccattaactacatcacacctgcccagacccacaagaacacacctccatctccattaactacatcacacctgcccagacccacaagaacacacctccatctccattaactacatcacacctgcccagacccactagaacacacctccatctccattaactacatcacacctgcccagacccactagaacacacctccatctccattaactacatcacacctgcccagacccacaagaacacacctccatctccattaactacatcacacctgcccagacccactagaacacacctccatctccattaactacatcacacctgcccagacccactagaacacacctccatctccattaactacatcacacctgcccagacccactagaacacacccccgTCTCTAGCGCCGCATCAGCACCATTTTATTTCTCTCCGTCGCCCACTCACTTTCaactttttattttctttcttgcAGACAGACTGATCAAAAGTCATTTTACATTGTATAActgtacttctgacagccaactttctaactccTCCCATAACTTTATGACGtcataacattcccagaaggattattgagtcattgttagttttacacgtaagacatgactctgccgttgtgctgtagaatttgtgaatgtTGTCCAAATCCATTAAATGAGACAAGTTACCAGACAGGACATATTGCTGATGCTCTTCCCATTGATAACCTGAATGACAATTAACTTGTGGGCGGTGGTGGTGATGACGGCCTATTGGATGATGTCGTCCATCGGGATTCCCCCCAAGAAAGAAGACGCTCTGGATTGATCACTGgggtcagatgtgaaggaggaggttgatcaacaggagtcagatgtgaaggaggaggttggtcatcaggagtcagatgtgatggaggaggttgatcatcaggagtcagatgtgaaggaggaggttgatcatcaggagtcagatgtgaaggaggaggttgatgaccaggagtcagatgtgaaggaggaggttgatcatcaggagtcagatgtgaaggaagAGGTTGATAAttaggagtcagatgtgaaggaggaggttgatcatcagtgaACCTCTAGGATTGTGGCTGGGCTGGCGTTTCCACTTTCAGCGTGGTCATATATTTTTGATACATTGAATGTTGATATTTTGAACCTATGTTATATATTTGTACctcctgtttcaggaagtgatgtcactgagtactgcccctatatataccgtgcattcggaaagtattcagaccctttaactttttccacattttgttactttacagccttattctgacatggattaaataatttttcccctcatcaatgtacacacaatacccaataatgacatcacaataccccataatgacatcacaatacccccataatgacatcacaataccccaaaatgacatcacaataccccataatgaaaaagcaaaaacaggtttttataaatgatacatgaaaaaatatgattttctttcaaaaacaagaacatttctaagtgacctcaaacttttgaacggtagcatACCTCTCTACATGATGTTaaaccatgtaggagcagtatagacctagtctgttcattatatacatctacatgatgtattgttacaccatgtaggagcagaatagacctagtctgttcattatatacatctacatgatgtattgttacaccatgtaggagcagtatagacctagtctgttcattatatacatcaacatgatgtattgttacaccatgtaggagcagtatagacctagtctgttcattatatacatctacatgatgtattgttacaccaacaataaaaggaaaataatattattttatactgataCAATTGAAAAAGATAATGACATTAAAATGTTTTATAAGATTAGAGAACACATTGggtgggatcttagaccattcctccatacagaatctctccaggtctttgatttatttagtctgcgcttatggactgccctgttcaattcaaaccacaggtgtTCAAGGGAGTTCAAGTCCGAAGACTGAGATGGCCGttgaaaatgttgattttgtgcccAAGTAACCATTTCTTCGTGGGTGTTGATGTGTCTTGCTGAAAGATCCACTTATGGCCAAGTGTCAGCCTCCTAGCAGAGAGGTATCCAGGTTTTGGGCTAAAATATCCTGGTAGTGGGtaaagtttatttatttatttcatacagtaatttttgctcatctttatcaagggtatcAATAACTAGGTGCTTTTTTTGAAATCTAGTTATTTGACTGAATCagaaatatagatgtggagttgATGTAGAGTTTGTTTTAGAATCTCATAAAAAACCTGAACTAATCAAACAACACTTGTTGCTCTTTGTACGTGTTGACATAATATTCTTATTTAATGGAGAGGAAAAAAACGTTTATCTAAACTGCTTTATAATATAATtcaatgaagaagaaaaaaagtttTCCCTCCTCAACTGCGTTTCCTccctccagacagcagatggcgATATGGTTCTTTCAGGCGATGTTTCtactgtgacgtataatctagtggacggaaagCTTCTTCAACAACTGCAGTCACCTCGGTAGCTCGCTGGACAACAAAGTCGGAACATTCAAGCTCTTTAGACAATTTACTAGTTTATTTAACACTATGATTTAAACATACTTATGTGTAAACAACTAGCTACCTCATTTAATTTAATATTTACGTTGTAAGTCAATTAGTTGTCTGGTCAAGTTAGCACTAGTCTAGTCGCTATTGCTAACTAGCTGTTAtccccgaccatgagttcactaagctactctcctcctgATAAAGAAGAGAAgatctgctggacggagaaagaagctctcgtcaaagaggaggctgttacaatacaagaacaagtagagggtgaggctgttactgtgaaagaggtggaggaagacgtttcagtgaaagacgaggaagacgcgttcagagtgaaagaggaggtggatgttacagtaaaagaagaggaggaagagaaagagcagGATGCAGGTTTTGGAGAGAAGGAGGTTACTGTGACAGTGAAAGAAGATGAAGACGTTTTTTTAATGAAGGATGAAGagggggagattactgtcacattagaggaggacgaagaagagaagactggagaactgattaacaccagtaagtacagtgagtactatcttataaaacagggacattgatctgattaacaccagtgagtactgtcttataaaacagggacattgatctgattaacaccagtaaatacagtgagtactatcttataaaacagggacacaaactctgcagttgttgaactaatgtgtgaaTTTTAAAAGGGCGTTCTACTCTTGAATATGTTTTTGTATTGTATGAATTGTTCATGACGTCCTCCAGTGATTTTTAACTTTTCCTATTGAAAAGTGATATACAAATACACTAAGGTATAAACACACTAAAGGgaaacaaaataaatgttttgagcaaaatagtgtttttttaGACAACTGGAAACTAGAAGGAGTGAGTGATGTCATAGTAAGGTATTTAAGGAGTTGGCTTGATGGGAAGTCGTGATGTCATCCAATAGGCGACTGACCTTCATGTGAAattcattattctttttaaaatccTTCCTGTTCTGTCAAGTCGGTTTTTGATctagaaagccattttcaagtcttaccaGAGACTTTCAATacgatttaagtccaaactgtaactaggccacccaggaacattcaatgtcatcttggtaagctcctccagtgtagatttggccttgtggtttaggttattgtcctgttaggACAGTTTTTTGGGAGTCAGATCTCTGAAATGCACTCTACCTACGTAACATTTAGTGTCTCCTTATATTACGCtgggaaaacagttttcatgggcacagaAATTATAAATAATTTGAGTTTGCAAAATCCAGTGGTTCTAACCAAGAGTCACCTTAACTTTATTGACCCAAATAACTTTATTAACACCCAAATCAATACTGTCACTTAcgcggttcttcaataattacacatcattcttaatactgtagctgtttagttacagtcacatgttcaactatcatcagctgatccaggaaataATTTTCTGAATTCCAGTCAAATGACAAACATCACgacatgcaacaacaaccaaagtgcttcttcattcattactctggtaaagacagttatgccgtgctccatgttggatccaacatccctaacaaattggtgtttataatgtgttattgtctgcttgatttacagtaGGGTCTCGTTAGTCTGTTTGGACACAGAGATACTTAGCTCATAATGTGTAGAGAACTGTTCCTTGATGGATAGGCTATTGTACAACACACAGAGCTATTTTCCTTTATTCAGGACATTTAGaatgacaacacattacagagtagCTTAGTGGGATTATTGACAAAATTATCTGGTGATCAGGTTATGAAATGTCATGACAAAGACATTTTAGTTTCCATGTTTCACCTGAAATATGAAATGATTTATAGTCCTCGGCCTGTtgtatgggtcctacagtaggtctatgttgttcttaggtgaagttatgggtcctacagtaggtctatgttgttgttacgtgaagttatgggtcctacagtaggtctatgttgttgttacgtgaagttatgggtcctacagtaggtctatgttattgttacgTGAAGTTATGGgccctacagtaggtctatgttgttgttaggtgaagttatggggcctacagtaggtctatgttattgttagtgaagttatgggtcctacagtaggtctcagagtgttttgtgcgtaaaagacaaatgcggccattgtttctctctttcctactaagaagccaccagtcccggttgatatattatcgaatagatattttgaaaaacaacttgaggattgattataaacaacgtttgccatgttccTGTTgctattatggagctaatttggaatatttttcggcgaaGTCATCACCGCAATTTCTGGTcgaattctcagccaaacgtgaagaactaacaGAGTTATTTCGGCTTCAAAAATAATCATTTTGGAAAAaaagaacatttgctatctaactgggagtttcgtgagtgaaaacatccaaagctcatcaaaggtaaacaatttaatttgattgcttttctgattttcgtgaccagattGCCTGCTGCTaactaggcataatgctatgctaggctatcgataaacttacacaaatgcttgtcttgctggctgtaaagcatattttcaaaatctgagatgacagggtgattaacaaaaggctaagctgtgtttgaatatatttcacttgtgatttcatgaatatgaatattttctagtaagattttttgtccgttgcgttatgctattgtcagttgatgacaattctcccggatccgggaggggTAGATCCAAgagttaacaaacctccaaacaagcttcaataccatataacactccttctgtggcctccaactgctcttaaacacaagtaaaactaaatgcatgctctttaaccgatcgctgcccgcacccgcccgcctgactagcatcactactctggacggttctgacttacaatggctggccctcgctacatattcgtcaccaaacccactggctccaggtcatctataagtctttgctagggaAAGCTCCCCCTTAACtctgctcactggtcaccatagcaacacccacccatagtacGTGCTCCaggaggtatatctcactggtcatccccaaagccaacacctctttggccgcctttccttccagttctctgctgccaaagactggaacgaattgcaaaaatcgctgaagttggagacttacatctccctcactaactttaagcatcagctatctgagcagcttaccaatcgctgcagctgtacatagcccatctgtaaatagcccatccaactgccTACCACGTCcccatgtttttatttacttttttgcacaccagtatttctacttgcacatcatcatctgcacatgtatcactccagtgataatttgctaaattgtaattacttctctactgtggcctatttattgccttacctccgtactccatttgcacacactgtatatagatttttctattgtgttattgactgcatgtttgtttattccatgtgtaactctgttgtttttttgtcacactgctttactttatcttggccaggtcgcagttgtaaatgagaacttgttctcaactgacctacctgtttaaataatggtgaaataaaaaatagaatCTTTACTTTCTTGACACCCAAATGGATACTGTCATTAAcgcggttcttcaataattacacataGTTCATAATACTGTAGCAAACATTATATTAAACAGGACATTCAATCGATCCTTACAATTAACATCCAAAGCAGTGTGAAAATTACTCATtagcaacctggaaatggaggttacttccctgagttttcccccattcatattcagaatacattgtgaaaaactaaaatctttgctcaccatttttgctccaggcagatatagtacatccataactatcggtttcctcattagcagggaggagtttctgcagTCACATTGCCCTCGTGCTGCAATTTTAGCCTACAATCATggatgttactactaatgtgaaaacaagacaaaatatgactaTTCTTGCTCGtttaagacaattgtcaaatagttttaacattcattacagacatcaattgttgtacaacatcatggctatgctgttggcatcaccttttacagtggattaccgctgttgtgggcctttaatcatcagtctgactttgttgttcacacaggagatatacttgactatcgtggatcctctggggagcctcaacaaccttgtgatgctgaagaggcagagaatagtctctccagatcagaacacctcaagaaacactTGCAGAGATCCACAGGGAGgagaactcactgctgctctgactgtgggaagagattcacctcaTCAGGCATTcaaattcatcagagaacacacacaggagagaaaccttatagctgtggtcaatgtgagAAGAGTTTTTCTGCCTCTAGCACTCTGactgtacaccagagaacacacacaggagagaaaccttttagctgtggtcaatgtgggaagagttttactacatccagcactctgactgaacaccagagaatacacacaggagagaaaccttatagctgtggtcaatgtgggaagtgtTTTACTTCATCTGGttctctgactcaacaccagagaacacacacaggaaataaaccttatagctgtggtgaatgtgggaagagttttggtggatCTGGAGTGCTCACagtgcaccagagaacacacacaggagagaaaccttatagttgtggtcaatgtgggaagagttttactacatctggcCATCTGATTcgacaccagagaatacacacaggagagaaaccttatataTGTGgtgaatgtgggaagagtttcactaCATCTAGCACTCTGACTGTACAccatagaacacacacaggagagaaaccttttagctgtggtcaatgtaGGAAGAGTTTTTCTTCATCTAGCTCTCTGACtgaacaccagagaatacacacaggagagaaaccttatagctgtggtcaatgtgggaagtgtTTTACTACATGtggctctctgactcaacaccagagaatacacacaggagagaaatcttatagctgtaatcaatgtgggaagggTTTTATTCGATCTGTCCacctgactcaacaccagagaacacacacaggagagaaaccgtatagctgtgatcaatgtgggaagggtTTTGGTCAATCTGGAGAGCTGACAGTgcaccagagaaaacacacaggagacaaaccttatagctgtggtcaatgtgggaagagatttgcttcatctggctctctgactcttcaccagagaacacacacaggagagaaagctcatagctgtgaccagagataatctgataaatgatctctgatcaaatattagaaaatacatacatgaagtagttgtttcatgatttcaacaaattaatgtcacaatgtagaatgttttaacattgttttAGGATTATTTTAATAGTGTCAAAATGTAGAAGCCTCAACGTTTGCCCCCTTATCAATTGATTTCAACATAATTTGGATATTAGCCCCAGGggaaaaatccaggctctgaaatggaagagattgattggtgtcacctcgttagtcagtatgtgttacacctgtgctggcttgtccatctcattagtgggaaggtgtttcacctgagctggtccaggttctatttaagtgtctggcccagtgctccagttgtcttgatagatgtggagagtcaacacctttttggtttgcttcctgttttTAAGTTTGGTGCAGGTTTTTCTTTTGTTcgcctcttcttgggcagatttagtgggtctcatggtgggtgtcttttaggtcccagttgttgttactagtcaactttcTGTGGACACTGAGAGCAAAACTTCAACattatgttataatacttttattgcatcaaatggttgttttatgcaacagaatagagggttcttaGAACTATACTgtctgtgttctactgaggatgggcctctgggagaaaacactgacaggagatttccAATGTCTTTTgtgtgataaaacctaaagagaccgcattccagagcacgagttaatgtttctgttctctATGGTGccagggagagatgaccccagggccagaccctggtttctacacagg includes:
- the LOC139394406 gene encoding zinc finger protein ZFP2-like — its product is MSSLSYSPPDKEEKICWTEKEALVKEEAVTIQEQVEGEAVTVKEVEEDVSVKDEEDAFRVKEEVDVTVKEEEEEKEQDAGFGEKEVTVTVKEDEDVFLMKDEEGEITVTLEEDEEEKTGELINTSKYRDILDYRGSSGEPQQPCDAEEAENSLSRSEHLKKHLQRSTGRRTHCCSDCGKRFTSSGIQIHQRTHTGEKPYSCGQCEKSFSASSTLTVHQRTHTGEKPFSCGQCGKSFTTSSTLTEHQRIHTGEKPYSCGQCGKCFTSSGSLTQHQRTHTGNKPYSCGECGKSFGGSGVLTVHQRTHTGEKPYSCGQCGKSFTTSGHLIRHQRIHTGEKPYICGECGKSFTTSSTLTVHHRTHTGEKPFSCGQCRKSFSSSSSLTEHQRIHTGEKPYSCGQCGKCFTTCGSLTQHQRIHTGEKSYSCNQCGKGFIRSVHLTQHQRTHTGEKPYSCDQCGKGFGQSGELTVHQRKHTGDKPYSCGQCGKRFASSGSLTLHQRTHTGEKAHSCDQR